AGGTCGTCGTTGTGGTTCGTCAGCGTAAAGTCGATCTTCTCCAGCGGCAGGCGATGCTTCTGCTTGTAGGTCTTCCCGTCCAGAACGTAGACGGCCTTGTTGCTCAGCAGGATGAAGCGATCGCGGGACTTGTAGCCATGTCGATCGAACTTGGTGCAGAAGGACTGGTACTTCAGCTGCTCGCTGCCGAAGCTGCTGGCCACGAAGTCGTTGACCCGCTGGATGTGCTCCTTGGGGATGCGGTCCTCCTGGAACCAGCTGGGCACACTGCTCGGATAGTTGTTCTTCTTGTCCTTGAACACCTTCTCCGCGAGAACCTTCAGCTCAAACTGCCTCTTCTGCTGCGGCGTCAGCTTCAGGCGGTAGATCCTGGCCAGATGGAGGCGATGTAGGCGGTGCAGGATCTCAGAGGCCTCCACACAGTGGCCCGGGGCATGGGGCCAGCTCTTGTCCAGCACCTTGGTGGGCAGCTCCTTGGCCAGCCGGAGCAGCCACATGCGCTTGGCATTGGCGATGAACTCCTCGTTGAAGCCGTTCGGAGCATCGTTCCGCGTGATGAAGCCCTTGATGAAGGCCCTGATCTTGTCGGCCGCCTCCCGGCGCTTCTTGGCCGCCTGCTGGGCCAGCTGCCTCCTGCAGTAGCTCTGCAGGATGATCACCTGGGCCCGCAGCTTGAGGTACCTCCTCCTCTGCACCAATCCCTTCCAGTGGGCCTGAATGATGGCGGCTATCTGGTGCTTCTTCTCCTGGTAGGCGTCCTCCGTGTCGAACAGCGTCCTGGGCCAGCGGATGAACAGCTTCGTCTCGCCCACACGGTACTTCTCCTCGTCCCAGCCCAGATCCTTGACCAGCTGCTGGACGCCCGCCTTCGCGCCGCCGGGTCCCTTGTAGTTGGGCCACGTGGACTTGCTTAGTGACTTGTAGCGCTCCAGGAAGAGCTCGTAGGTGCGACGGTAGGCGAAACCAGCTCGCCTCACCCGCAGGTTCTCCATCAGTCCCAGGTACTTGACCTGGTGGAGGACCAACTCATCGTCGAAGACGCTGGCAGTCTGCACGTCATTTGGCTTGATGCAGCGAATGTAACTGGGCTCCTTGCACATCAGGATGTCCATCAAGTTGTTCAACGAAGCGCGGAACTGGGTGATGGCCGTCTCGGGACGCCTGAGGCTGCGGAGCTCCTGCTCCGGGAAGCAGCCCCTCACAATGCCATTGCCCGCCTTGCTGAGGGTCTCCTTGAGATCCCTGAAGAGCAGATCGTTGTTCTTGTCCAGGAAGCCATTGACGCTGTAGGTGACCTCGCCGGCGTAGTGCACCAGGCGGAACTCATCCCGCAGCATGATCTTCTTGATGTGCGCCGGCGCCTTCTCATGGCAGACGTAGTGGTGGTGCTGGGCCAGCTTCTGGGTGAGCTTCTCCAGGAAGGTCTTGTCGGTGGGCTCTCCCGGTCGCAGGCACTCCTCGTCCAAGATGGAGATGATGCCCTTGTGCTTCTCCTCGATCAGGTTGCAGATGACCTTGTTGTCGAAGTACTCCACGGGTATCCACTCGATGCCCTCCCTCCTGTACTCATCCTGCTCCGATTTCAGGGTGAGCTCGATGAACAACTGCTGCAGCTTCTCGTTGCAGAAGTTGATGCAGAACTGCTCGAAGCTGTTCTTCTGGAAGATCTCGAAGCCATAAATGTCCAGGATGCCCATCACATTGTTCCTGGCCGTGCGCGTCTCCTTCGCCTGGAGCGAGATGTTCAGGCGCTTCACCAGCCAGGAGAACAAGCGGTCGTAGACAGCCTTGGCCAGGGCATCCCTGGCATAGATGGCCAGCTCCTGGTTGAGTGGAGACGTCACTACGTCCCCGCGAGCGTCGATGGTGCGGTGGGTCAGGGCGGCCTCCAGTTCGCTGGCATTCACGCCCAGCAACCGAGCGGCGGTGACCACCAGATCCCTGCTGTTCACCTTGGCATTGCCCTCCACCTCGTTGAAGACGATGTTGCCCAGGTGCAGGATACTGGCCACAATGCCGAAGATCTCGCGCTGCTCCTCCGGGCTGAAGTCGATCACACTCAGAGCCTGCTGCACCTGCTTGAAGTTCTCCGCATCGTTGATGCTCGCCACACTGCCCTTGAGCTGGGGATCGAAATTCAGGGAGTAGGAATCGATGTTATTGACATCCAACTCTACCAGAGACCCAGAGACTTACCCCATCTGTCAGGTAGCTGTATCTGTCCAGAGCCCGCTCCAGACGCAGTTCCTGCAGAAGAGCCTCATCGGCGCCGGCCAGCAGCTGGTAGAAGATGTGGAAGTTGCGCTCGCCACCCATTTGGGCCACCACTCGCGACTTCTCCAGCAGATAGTTGAGGATGTTTCCGCCAATCGGAGCTCCCTTGAAGTCGAACTGGATGTCCATGTACTTGCCGAAGCGGGAGGAGTTGTCGTTCCTGTTGGTCTTGGCATTTCCGAAAGCCTCCAGGACGGGATTACTCTTCAGCAGGCGATCCTTGACGCCCTCGACGGTCGTCTGGTTGCCGGAGCAGGCGGCTATGAACTGCAGCACCTTCTTGGAGGCCTCCGTCTTGCCGGAACCGCTCTCGCCGGAGATCAGGACGCACTGGCCGCGGTTCTCCTCGATCAGCGAACGGAAGGCATTGTCGGTCACCGCAAAGCTGGACGGGATTAGGGATTACTTAAGGGTTCTCTGGTGAAGTTCCCACTCCTATGGACTTACATGTGTGGGGGCATCTCGTAGAAGTGCTTGTTCCTGTACGCCTTGACATGGTCATCCGTATAAATGGGCAGCTGCTTGTAGGGATTCACGGAGACCAGCACCTGGCCAATGTAGGTCTGTacaaatatgtataaatacattattaaaGGGGCTTAAATAGGGTGTAGTACTTTGTACCCACATAAATCAGGTTCTCCTGGAAACGCTTTTTCAGGTTCTCAATGAAGGCGCCTTCGTCCTGGTAGTTTTCCAGAAGCACGAAGTCCTGCACTCCGGCACGATCTCTTTCGTGCAAACCCGtctccattttgatttgggaAGTGTAGCTGAAAAAAGGTAACCAGAAATATAAGATTGAGTTGATCAAAAAAAGATCGATGAAAGGGGCCAAGATCAATATAATATTCTCAGGTTAAgttgatattttatttgttatttatggTATTGATATTGAGATGGAGATAGAGACCCCTTAACTATGATCAAAAATATGATTATAAAAGTGAAGTTTAAAGATTCTGTAGAAAAGATTTTGGAACTTTTTGTTAGAAACCTTTCCGATTTTTCAATGTTCCAGGAAACCCCTCTCCCAAAGCCTTATCTTTCACGTAACTAATCTTATTGTCCACCAGAAAGGGTTGCCATGTCTAACCGCCTTGATTAGGACGAACCTCTTGAGCACCACCGTAGAAAAGCCCATAGAAAGCCGAAACCCACAGATAAGATTTACGTAAAGTTCCTAGGGAATGCGAAAGCAATAATTTATAACAGCCCTGCGGAAATGAAGACTTGAGCGGTAGCAGTGAGCCATGAATGGGGTTGCTTTGGCCAAATCCGAGAGCCATGACTTCATCGGACatatccaaaaatattttatctgcGTTCCAATGCAATCAAATCTCTGGTATTTATAGAAGTACGGAAACAATGGTGGGCAGGTGCAATTCCCCTTATCGATGCCATATTTCATGGGGGAAGGGGGTGAGAGTGGGCTTTATTGGATGACTGCTCCAGTTCTACTGATACGCGGCGGGTAAATCCACAAAAGAAACGATTATGCAATAGATTTGCAGGTGTGAAGGCCCGAAAAGGAATAACCGCTCGGATGGAAAGGAGTCTTTGGAGTTTATTTGTGCTACCGATTGATTTATCACTTTTGTAGGGTGAGCAAAGGTCACTTTTCATAGATCTCTTTGTGTTCTTTGTGGAACCACCACTACCTGGCCATGGTTATTCGATTATCCTTGTTGCACTTTGACTACTTCGACACTGGGCTTTCAGAACTGGAATCTCTGGAGGAGAGGTCAGATGTCACGCATATTCCGCCCTTTGACGGCTCCGCTGGCAAACTAAACCGATCCGCTGGCAGTTGAGGCGTTTTAACCATCAATACTCTCTGGCCCACATATCAATTGGCCTCGTCTGTACCTCTGTTGTTTTTAgtcggcacatttatcaacgaTAATATACCCGTGGCTGCGATGGGCGGAGGAGGCCGCGGAGGCGAAGGGCAAGCCGCCAATCAGTCCCCGATTAGATAGCGCCTTTCGCGAATAAACTCGGGACCCGATTTAGGAAACCATGACAGACCGCAGCCAAGAATTCCGGAGTGGGTGTTGTAGCAAGGGCTCCAAGTAGATCCCAGATGGGATCTCGATTAGTCTCGGTCGTATGCGTCAGTGCTGAAGTTCTGCGATCCATCCTCCAAATGAGTCGAGACATCTGAGTCACAGTAGTGAATCGAGAGGTTTAGATAAAACCACTTGTACCCCATGTACCATAAACATTTTCAGATTTATTTCTTGAAATGAAGTGTGCCAAGTGTAATTTAGATACCACTTGAAATACTTTATAAGGCATGCaacttgtttttatattcccTACTGTtgggttttttaaaattgattacgATACTTGGAAAAAAGGTTGCTTTAGAGAAATACATTATATGCAGCGCAATTTTAgaagtaaatcaaaaatttcaaataaattaatcatCAAATGAATTAGAGTAACGAGATCCTATGGGTCGTAAGaggtttttgtattttctagGAACACAGAGTGGTTTTCGGGTGACAAACTCTAGCTGATCCGTAATATTAACATCTCGAAAACacacatattttaattttctgcaGCTTACTCTAGGTAATCTTTATGCTCCATTAGACCCAAGATTAGAGATTGAATTTCAATGTACATTAGGAAGTGTTTGAGGATCTAGCTTCGAAACCAGCAGTTTAACTGAAGGTGAAGGAAAGTGCTTCACTCGGGAGAAATAAAGTACAAGCACTCCGCAAAAAACCGAAATTAGAACTTAATTGTTCCAAGTTTTCTAGATGACTGGCTAGCGTTTTCGGGTTGTTTCCGAGTCAGAATGGCGAACCCCGACTCAGAAAAGCACTCCAGGCGCACATTAGCACTGTGTTATCAGCCATCAGTGCGCTAAATAATAAGTCATTGCCGAATGCACACATTGTAGGTACACTCTCGTGCGATTGATGTCGCTATTGTTTGCTTCCATCCTACACCTACTCCGGTTTGCCCGGCTCGGAGAGGGGGCTCCATTCGGGGGAGATGCGGGAATGCCTGACTAATTGCAACGGGCAGACTTCCCAGGAATTCTCGAGGAGAACGCGAAGGCCGGGATCACTGCCAGTCGATGTCCGGCACTTAATTGTTTAATTGCACGTGGGACGGACTGATGGGCTGGGCAGACTTGGATGAGAGCCTTATATGAGTGCATGGCATAATGGGCACGGCCTTCTGCAGTCATTTTAGCACCTTGTAATCGAATCAGCAGACGCCTAAGATTATGCTACGTCTATTGGGGTTTGATGGGGTTCTTTAACCCAGAGAAACTCGTTATATGGCACTTATATGGGCTGTTTGGGCCCGAGTTCGTGATAACAGAGGGGTTCTAACCAGAAACATTTGATTATTTGTTGGAACAAACGGTCAGATATTATACTGATAAGATAAACTTATTAGGGGATATTAATAAGAATAGATAAACAAATACTAATGAGTAATGGGTTGCATCATAAATATACGTGAGCTTATTAATAGTGCTTATTAAATTGCAGTATAGTATTGTAATTGTGCTGATAGGCTCACATTATTTACCTTCTTGGACTACTAACCATGTAATGATAATATTAGGGCACAAAAAGTCAATGACTTGCGCTTAGTTTTTATCTTTCCCTGGGGGAGTAGGTTTTGTCGGCTTGTTCTACGCATTCTTTTATCCCCATTCAGCTAGGCAATTGAGGGGAGAACTGGTTTCTCCGATCCAGAAACACTCCACCTGTGATGTAACGCAGAGCCCCGGCTTTTAGTGGTATCAGACAACTCGTAAACATGTCTGCGACACACGACCCATAACGGAACCCAATATCTTGGGACCCACCCAAAGGTCTTAGTCGCACACGGAAAAAAATGTGGGTGAACATAAACTGGTCTTGTTAAAGCCGAAATACCGAAAACTAGTTTTAATTAGGCTAAGATGGTATCTAATATTTGGTAAACTATCTACAACTCTAGGTTCATCCTAATTTTTCCCCCAGTGCACCAGGCCATCCTCATATGCATACAAATGACGTCATATATCTCGGGATATTGAACTCTTCGAGTCGGGATGGAGAACTGCAGGGCTGTCAGATCGATTAAAGAACTGGGAAACCCACAAAGAGGAAGGGCAGCAGAGGAAAGATCCCACAGAGCAACCGTGATGGTATGCAAATTAACGAGCGCAGTTATTAGAACGGTGCTTGATTGATCCGAGATCGAGATCGGCAGAGAAAGGCGTCCCAAATTCGGGCCACTGCATGGGTTATTCTAATGAGAAAACCGAGAGCAAGACGCGAGATTATCCCAGATGCACCGGGTATAAAAGGGCACTGCAGCTGGGGAGGTCAGGTTATTCGGAGAGAGATCATGGATCGAAGAGTGACAGCTATTTCGTTGGGTAAGTGTGCGAGTGCGGTTTCCCAGCCAGAGGTCCTGACACAGGAGGCATCCTTTCAGTTATCCTGCCGCTGCTGGGGAGCGCCTTGTGCTTCCAGGACAAGGCTCCGGTGCAGTCGAGCCTGAGCGCCGGACAGGCCAGGACGgacaagcagcagcaggtgctgGACGATCCGCTGGGCAGCGGACGCGGCATCGACGAGCACCTGCTGAAGACCATTGGTAAGGGCGGCATCAAGCTGGTGATGGCCTCGGGCGCCCCGACGACCACCCCGAAACCGTCAGTACAACACCATTACTATTATCCACCAGAGGATCAGCAGCACCCGCGGCAGTACGGCTACGGTCCTCCGCCTCCCTGGTCGCCAGctcctccccctccccctcccccagTCTACCCGCAGCGTCCTTGGGTGCCACCACCACCTCCGGGACCAGGACCTCCGCCTCCTCCCCCGGCCCAGCCACCCTACTACAATCCCTACTACAATGGCTACAACTACTACGGCGGCTATGGCGCCTATGGATATGGACCCTATGGCTATCCCGGCTATGGCGGCTACCCTGGCTATCCCTACTATCCCTACTACCGCTCCGCGGCCGGAGGCGCTGAGGTGGACAACCAACTGACTGCTCCCGAGGGCCTGACGCCCTCCGGCGTTCCCGGCGTGTTCCAGGCCAGGGCCACCCTGCTCTCCGCCCAACCGAACTTCCTCGAGGGCAGGAACAGCGCCAGCATTGTGCCATTGTATCACCTGCTGCAGATGGCCAGGGCCTAGGGTTGAATACGGAGCAGATGCGAACGAATCCCTGAATAAATGAAGTAATAGATATGTGGCTTAAGGAGTTCTGGTTTTCAAAAGGGGAGttaagaaaacaagttctgaATTAGTCTTACAGAGGGAATACATATTCTAGCCCCAAAAATGAGACAGAAattcaatataatatatattatatagtatCAATGGATGGGTTCTAGACTGCGGTATTAGAAACCCACTTTAGATAAATAGAAAGGAAAGAGGTTTTTATTCCTAATCAACCCAAGATCAATGATCATAAGCCCCGCGAAGACCTGTGGCTACACAGCTTCGCAAGATCATCCACCTGAATGGATCGTTAGACGGGCTGGGAACTCAGCAAAGGCCGCTGACCCAAAGAATCGATGATCGAACTCGCTCGCCATGCCTCGCACTCGCGAAGACTGGAAATTAAGATTCAAGCGAGCGCACAAAATACGAAAATCTGGACCCAGTGCCCACTGAGTCACCCGCTTTTGGGGACGAGGCTTCGAGGCCCGGCTCGAGGAGAGCTCGCCGGCGCACTTGTGACGCATGCCGGCGGCTGGGGCTCGGGTATCCATGTGGCCACACAACCATTGGCACTAAGCAATCACCGCAGCCGCTGTTTTCTTAGCTCACCGCGGCCATAAAAAGCGTCAACAGTTGGGGCTGATCTTGAACGCGACTTACTGGCGATTGCAAAAATACGAATCTGCTGAAATGCTGCCGGAGGGGTTTCGTTTTCAccttttgctttggctgctcgAAAACACACTTTTGCCCGTACTCACGTTGGATAAGTGTTGAGCTTCCGCGAAATCCCTTACTCGGCACTCTACCAATCCGAGGTGCTATGTAATGGTGATCCCAACACGGGCTGACACTCACTCCTCCGCCGAAAGAAGTGGAATGGCCCGCTGGAACCCGGGTTCTTGGGGCCCGTCGATCGAGGTTTTTATGGCAAGTGGGGGTTTTTGCAGTGCTCGTACTTTTCGCTACTCCGCTGTTTATCGCTTTATGAGGGCGGATCAGAAGAATAAAACTCCGGATTACTCATTGCCAAGTGTTTGGCAGCTTTGGGGACAGTAGCAGGGCCCTTCTCAATCACAGTCCTTCTTGGAGTCATCAAAGCTTTGTATTTTCTGTATTATCTGAGTGGAAAATTCTATGTCTAAGGACATATTTCCCATACCTCCAAGAACCAGCTTAAGCCTTGATAAGCAAGATCCTAGCAACCTTACTTCTTATGAAATCCCAAGGACCATTCATAGCTGAAACCAGTATTATCTAAATGGAATGTTCCATGACGATAAGGGAAAGATATATTTTCCTGCCTCTTAAAATGGTGCCAATAATTTAGGGGCCACAGATATATTTCTCGTACCTTCGAGAGCTCCAAGTGCCATCGTTACCCTTGATGCAAGAGCCTAGCAACCCTACTTCTCATAGAATCTCCACAACCGTCCCAATGACCTGCCCATTCGAAAGTAGGGCATGCCTATTGTCAGCTAGACCCCATTCAAGTCTGGTGCCAATCTTTGCTGGAAAAGCCATGTGCCTCGACGGTTGTTTGGGCGTTTATGACAATCGCTGAGGTCTTTGTATCTTATCGAATGAGCGCTTTAAAGGGAAATTACCGAGTGTCACAATGCAAGTGGCGCAGGAACCGGGGAAGTGCACCCTGTACGATCAATAGTCATATCAGGGGAACTGGTTGAACCCCGGAGAAGATAACGCCGCCGGTTCCGATAAGAGAAAGTTCAAGTTTGTCATCAGGCAGCGATTCCCATTTTCGAGTGGGTGCGGATCCAAATGTTCCCCAGATTCGGCTATGGTGTGTGCCGCAAGCCAAGTCACCACATGACGGGCTGGGCGATCATAAATATCGCAATTACCCGAGCCAAGAGGCGTGCAATTTTATTTCCCTCTTCGGTTCTTCGCTTGTTCTTGGGGCCAAGTGTTTGTTTGGCTGCTTAGTTGGCGAAAACTTTGCATTACATCATTACCAAAATAGTCGGTTTTTGTGAGCCGCCTCTCCCTCCCCCTGGTTTTCCAACTCGTTTAGTTTGGGTGCCAAGTGTGAGGCAATGACATTGTGGGCAATGCTTTGGGCACTCGAAAAGGTGTTCTGAAAGAAGAACCAGCAGCGGAGCGACTATGGCAGGGGACTAACAAGATCTTATATATATCTTTAAGTAGGGTTCCCAATAATCATGAGATTTGGGATCCTATCATGATCATTACAGCACATGTCATGTCAAAAACTTAATCTTCAAAATCACCTTGAAGTATTAGAAACGGTCCTAGGTTTTTCAGTGCTGAGTTACTCATTGCCACTTGTTTGTATTTAAACAGCTGACAGATTTGGCGAATCATTTGGTTTCATTTTCGATCCCTAGCAGTTGGGTATTTGTAAGAGGCTTACGGccactgttttgaaaagtgggTCAAACTAATGGAGGGCCGGCATGGTGtggaaatgaaattgaaatttgatACAATTCAATTGGTCAAATGGGCGGTGGGAGGGGAGGGGTACGCATATCCCATATTATAACCGCCGGCGGCGCACCGATTACTCATAGCTCACGCAcactcatacgccccgttgaCCCGCCTTGTGTGCGTCTCCTCTGTTTGTTCCTGCTGTAAAACCTGGGCAAACAAACCTATCCCTGGGGAGGGAGGGAGACGGCGACAGACAGGTGGACCCCGGCCCCGGAGTACTCCCAGCCCCATGGAGGACCCGGGGAGGACGTGGAGTGGGGCCCCAGGAAGCGAACGGCGGAGGGAGAGAGACGGCGGAATCGAGGTGCCTAAACGCTCGCTTTATTAGAGGAGCATCACCATAAACCAGATCTCTTCGCTTCGCGGTGGCTG
This window of the Drosophila biarmipes strain raj3 chromosome 3L, RU_DBia_V1.1, whole genome shotgun sequence genome carries:
- the LOC108030590 gene encoding unconventional myosin IC isoform X3, with protein sequence METGLHERDRAGVQDFVLLENYQDEGAFIENLKKRFQENLIYTYIGQVLVSVNPYKQLPIYTDDHVKAYRNKHFYEMPPHIFAVTDNAFRSLIEENRGQCVLISGESGSGKTEASKKVLQFIAACSGNQTTVEGVKDRLLKSNPVLEAFGNAKTNRNDNSSRFGKYMDIQFDFKGAPIGGNILNYLLEKSRVVAQMGGERNFHIFYQLLAGADEALLQELRLERALDRYSYLTDGLKGSVASINDAENFKQVQQALSVIDFSPEEQREIFGIVASILHLGNIVFNEVEGNAKVNSRDLVVTAARLLGVNASELEAALTHRTIDARGDVVTSPLNQELAIYARDALAKAVYDRLFSWLVKRLNISLQAKETRTARNNVMGILDIYGFEIFQKNSFEQFCINFCNEKLQQLFIELTLKSEQDEYRREGIEWIPVEYFDNKVICNLIEEKHKGIISILDEECLRPGEPTDKTFLEKLTQKLAQHHHYVCHEKAPAHIKKIMLRDEFRLVHYAGEVTYSVNGFLDKNNDLLFRDLKETLSKAGNGIVRGCFPEQELRSLRRPETAITQFRASLNNLMDILMCKEPSYIRCIKPNDVQTASVFDDELVLHQVKYLGLMENLRVRRAGFAYRRTYELFLERYKSLSKSTWPNYKGPGGAKAGVQQLVKDLGWDEEKYRVGETKLFIRWPRTLFDTEDAYQEKKHQIAAIIQAHWKGLVQRRRYLKLRAQVIILQSYCRRQLAQQAAKKRREAADKIRAFIKGFITRNDAPNGFNEEFIANAKRMWLLRLAKELPTKVLDKSWPHAPGHCVEASEILHRLHRLHLARIYRLKLTPQQKRQFELKVLAEKVFKDKKNNYPSSVPSWFQEDRIPKEHIQRVNDFVASSFGSEQLKYQSFCTKFDRHGYKSRDRFILLSNKAVYVLDGKTYKQKHRLPLEKIDFTLTNHNDDLMVIRIPLELKKDKGDLILIIPHLIEFSTYIIDTVGTASIVSIVDRDSVEHNVVKGKGGVIDIQTGAEPGVVRDKGHLVIIGTQ
- the LOC108030590 gene encoding unconventional myosin IC isoform X1 — its product is MYIEIQSLILGLMEHKDYLDYTSQIKMETGLHERDRAGVQDFVLLENYQDEGAFIENLKKRFQENLIYTYIGQVLVSVNPYKQLPIYTDDHVKAYRNKHFYEMPPHIFAVTDNAFRSLIEENRGQCVLISGESGSGKTEASKKVLQFIAACSGNQTTVEGVKDRLLKSNPVLEAFGNAKTNRNDNSSRFGKYMDIQFDFKGAPIGGNILNYLLEKSRVVAQMGGERNFHIFYQLLAGADEALLQELRLERALDRYSYLTDGLKGSVASINDAENFKQVQQALSVIDFSPEEQREIFGIVASILHLGNIVFNEVEGNAKVNSRDLVVTAARLLGVNASELEAALTHRTIDARGDVVTSPLNQELAIYARDALAKAVYDRLFSWLVKRLNISLQAKETRTARNNVMGILDIYGFEIFQKNSFEQFCINFCNEKLQQLFIELTLKSEQDEYRREGIEWIPVEYFDNKVICNLIEEKHKGIISILDEECLRPGEPTDKTFLEKLTQKLAQHHHYVCHEKAPAHIKKIMLRDEFRLVHYAGEVTYSVNGFLDKNNDLLFRDLKETLSKAGNGIVRGCFPEQELRSLRRPETAITQFRASLNNLMDILMCKEPSYIRCIKPNDVQTASVFDDELVLHQVKYLGLMENLRVRRAGFAYRRTYELFLERYKSLSKSTWPNYKGPGGAKAGVQQLVKDLGWDEEKYRVGETKLFIRWPRTLFDTEDAYQEKKHQIAAIIQAHWKGLVQRRRYLKLRAQVIILQSYCRRQLAQQAAKKRREAADKIRAFIKGFITRNDAPNGFNEEFIANAKRMWLLRLAKELPTKVLDKSWPHAPGHCVEASEILHRLHRLHLARIYRLKLTPQQKRQFELKVLAEKVFKDKKNNYPSSVPSWFQEDRIPKEHIQRVNDFVASSFGSEQLKYQSFCTKFDRHGYKSRDRFILLSNKAVYVLDGKTYKQKHRLPLEKIDFTLTNHNDDLMVIRIPLELKKDKGDLILIIPHLIEFSTYIIDTVGTASIVSIVDRDSVEHNVVKGKGGVIDIQTGAEPGVVRDKGHLVIIGTQ
- the LOC108030590 gene encoding unconventional myosin IC isoform X2, with translation MASYTSQIKMETGLHERDRAGVQDFVLLENYQDEGAFIENLKKRFQENLIYTYIGQVLVSVNPYKQLPIYTDDHVKAYRNKHFYEMPPHIFAVTDNAFRSLIEENRGQCVLISGESGSGKTEASKKVLQFIAACSGNQTTVEGVKDRLLKSNPVLEAFGNAKTNRNDNSSRFGKYMDIQFDFKGAPIGGNILNYLLEKSRVVAQMGGERNFHIFYQLLAGADEALLQELRLERALDRYSYLTDGLKGSVASINDAENFKQVQQALSVIDFSPEEQREIFGIVASILHLGNIVFNEVEGNAKVNSRDLVVTAARLLGVNASELEAALTHRTIDARGDVVTSPLNQELAIYARDALAKAVYDRLFSWLVKRLNISLQAKETRTARNNVMGILDIYGFEIFQKNSFEQFCINFCNEKLQQLFIELTLKSEQDEYRREGIEWIPVEYFDNKVICNLIEEKHKGIISILDEECLRPGEPTDKTFLEKLTQKLAQHHHYVCHEKAPAHIKKIMLRDEFRLVHYAGEVTYSVNGFLDKNNDLLFRDLKETLSKAGNGIVRGCFPEQELRSLRRPETAITQFRASLNNLMDILMCKEPSYIRCIKPNDVQTASVFDDELVLHQVKYLGLMENLRVRRAGFAYRRTYELFLERYKSLSKSTWPNYKGPGGAKAGVQQLVKDLGWDEEKYRVGETKLFIRWPRTLFDTEDAYQEKKHQIAAIIQAHWKGLVQRRRYLKLRAQVIILQSYCRRQLAQQAAKKRREAADKIRAFIKGFITRNDAPNGFNEEFIANAKRMWLLRLAKELPTKVLDKSWPHAPGHCVEASEILHRLHRLHLARIYRLKLTPQQKRQFELKVLAEKVFKDKKNNYPSSVPSWFQEDRIPKEHIQRVNDFVASSFGSEQLKYQSFCTKFDRHGYKSRDRFILLSNKAVYVLDGKTYKQKHRLPLEKIDFTLTNHNDDLMVIRIPLELKKDKGDLILIIPHLIEFSTYIIDTVGTASIVSIVDRDSVEHNVVKGKGGVIDIQTGAEPGVVRDKGHLVIIGTQ
- the LOC108030605 gene encoding protein tfg-1 isoform X1 — translated: MDRRVTAISLVILPLLGSALCFQDKAPVQSSLSAGQARTDKQQQVLDDPLGSGRGIDEHLLKTIGKGGIKLVMASGAPTTTPKPSVQHHYYYPPEDQQHPRQYGYGPPPPWSPAPPPPPPPVYPQRPWVPPPPPGPGPPPPPPAQPPYYNPYYNGYNYYGGYGAYGYGPYGYPGYGGYPGYPYYPYYRSAAGGAEVDNQLTAPEGLTPSGVPGVFQARATLLSAQPNFLEGRNSASIVPLYHLLQMARA
- the LOC108030605 gene encoding uncharacterized protein LOC108030605 isoform X2, with the protein product MDRRVTAISLVILPLLGSALCFQDKAPVQSSLSAGQARTDKQQQVLDDPLGSGRGIDEHLLKTIEDQQHPRQYGYGPPPPWSPAPPPPPPPVYPQRPWVPPPPPGPGPPPPPPAQPPYYNPYYNGYNYYGGYGAYGYGPYGYPGYGGYPGYPYYPYYRSAAGGAEVDNQLTAPEGLTPSGVPGVFQARATLLSAQPNFLEGRNSASIVPLYHLLQMARA